A window of Salvelinus sp. IW2-2015 unplaced genomic scaffold, ASM291031v2 Un_scaffold6067, whole genome shotgun sequence genomic DNA:
AGGGGTGTCTGTGTTCCTGGGCCCGTCCGTACGCCCTCACCTGCCTGGCAGTACAGGGGTGTCTGTGGTCCTGGGCCCGTCCGTACGCCCTCCCCTGCCTTCTTAGAAGGAGAAGAGGTACTCCAAGGCTCTGTATACAAGAATCCTCCCACTAGATGGTGAGGGTCGTAGGGCGAGACCTGGTCTGTTATGTCCTGAGTCTGCTGGTGCTGGAGGATCCTACTGGGCAGGCCCCGAGTCTGAAACAAGTCCTGGTCGATGATCCTACTGGGCAGGCCGCGAGTCTGAAACACGTCCTGGTCACTGAGCATGTTACTGTAGTCCGGCCCCAGCAGGTCAAAGAAGTCCGGGTTCCCCCCTCCCCGTTCCAGATCACCCAGGAACGTGCCCGAGGTGGACGTGACtcgggaggtggtggtggtgttggccGGCTCAGTGAAAAAGGATGGGGGAAGGTTACGGTGCCTCAGGGGAGGCTTCTTGGCTCTCTCCCCCCTGACAGGCTCCTTGACCGAGTTAAAGAGGGCAGCCAGACTCTTGGTCTGGAGGTTGGCCTGTAGTCCGTCGCGCTTGTGGACGGGTTTGCCTTGCTGGAATGGGCTGGGCTGGGTCTGAGGCTGGGTCTGAGGCTGGGTCTGGGTGGGAAAGCCAGAGCCTTTTCTCTTGTTGGCCCCTGCCCCTGGAGCTGCTGCTGGGTTCCCTGTTGGACTGATGAAGCCTGTACATCTCTTGATCTGCTTCTGCAGGTACTTGCGGTGGTTGACTTTCCTTTTAGACTTCACTGGCTTATCCAGAgccagtttgatgttgctggaggCTGAGTCTATGAAGCTGAGCAGATTCCTGGTGGTTTCTTtgtattctcctctctcctcactctcctccagcAGACTCCCGTCCAGGCTCTGATCCATGTCGTACTCCATCATGACCGACCCAGGGAAACAGAAGTTGATGAACGGAGAGTTCATGATTGCAGTTTGAACAGCCATTACTATTCTGTTTCTAAACACTGCGGCCTCGATGGCCTCGCCCTCAGCATTCGCTGCTGCCGCTCCAGGCTACTGTTGCCAGTCCAAAATATAAAGAGCCTCTTCCTCGTCACAGTACGTCTTCTTGTCCTGTGTCTGGGTAATGTTGGCACCTACAAGAAGCAAATCAGATATTCGATATTAGACTGTCACAAGACACTAGTCCCAGGGTAGCTTCCCAGTGTGCAAAAGTGGTTGAGAATATGTATTCTCAACGTCTTTTCAACCAAAAATAGGTCTTTTCAGCGTCTTTTTAGCGTCTTTTTGCTCATAGGGTTGGTCCAAACCTAATTGTGAGGCTTGGACACGCAGCTCCTGTGCATtccactcctttcctctccactTTTCCACTccacagcagaacagaacagagactgAACTGAGGGAACagacacttgttgtttgtggaaAGCAAatctgacggagagagagagagagagagagagagagagagatctttcaGGGGGCGGGGCTAGATGATGTCAGAACATCAAAGGGGAGGGGCAGAGGGACCCCGGGACTTAACTCTTTGCTTACGCCTGACCACCTGCAACTAAGAGAGATTTGTCTGAGCTTCCCCGCTGTGTCTCAAGACAATAGCCAGTGGTAGGGTTGGTTggatccctcttcctcctcctttcactGTTTATGTGTGCTGTGAACCCAAACCGGTCTTATGAAACTTGAATATGTTAGGCTACTATGGAGGTGAAACTAGAATATCACTTTAGAGCAATGTAATTCTTTTGGAAATTGGGTTTTATGTTGTTTTATAATAGTTAGTTACATTTAAAAGATTTTATTTCTAAAACCATTGTCCCAGTGCTATGTAGACATTATTTATCTTGTgctcttaaaaatatatatatattagcattATGTACATGTCTTCATTCATACCAGCTTGATTGTTGGGTTAACAGNNNNNNNNNNNNNNNNNNNNNNNNNNNNNNNNNNNNNNNNNNNNNNNNNNNNNNNNNNNNNNNNNNNNNNNNNNNNNNNNNNNNNNNNNNNNNNNNNNNNNNNNNNNNNNNNNNNNNNNNNNNNNNNNNNNNNNNNNNNNNNNNNNNNNNNNNNNNNNNNNNNNNNNNNNNNNNNNNNNNNNNNNNNNNNNNNNNNNNNNNNNNNNNNNNNNNNNNNNNNNNNNNNNNNNNNNNNNNNNNNNNNNNNNNNNNNNNNNNNNNNNNNNNNNNNNNNNNNNNNNNNNNNNNNNNNNNNNNNNNNNNNNNNNNNNNNNNNNNNNNNNNNNNNNNNNNNNNNNNNNNNNNNNNNNNNNNNNNNNNNNNNNNNNNNNNNNNNNNNNNNNNNNNNNNNNNNNNNNNNNNNNNNNNNNNNNNNNNNNNNNNNNNNNNNNNNNNNNNNNNNNNNNNNNNNNNNNNNNNNNNNNNNNNNNNNNNNNNNNNNNNNNNNNNNNNNNNNNNNNNNNNNNNNNNNNNNNNNNNNNNNNNNNNNNNNNNNNNNNNNNNNNNNNNNNNNNNNNNNNNNNNNNNNNNNNNNNNNNNNNNNNNNNNNNNNNNNNNNNNNNNNNNNNNNNNNNNNNNNNNNNNNNNNNNNNNNNNNNNNNNNNNNNNNNNNNNNNNNNNNNNNNNNNNNNNNNNNNNNNNNNNNNNNNNNNNNNNNNNNNNNNNNNNNNNNNNNNNNNNNNNNNNNNNNNNNNNNNNNNNNNNNNNNNNNNNNNNNNNNNNNNNNNNNNNNNNNNNNNNNNNNNNNNNNNNNNNNNNNNNNNNNNNNNNNNNNNNNNNNNNNNNNNNNNNNNNNNNNNNNNNNNNNNNNNNNNNNNNNNNNNNNNNNNNNNNNNNNNNNNNNNNNNNNNNNNNNNNNNNNNNNNNNNNNNNNNNNNNNNNNNNNNNNNNNNNNNNNNNNNNNNNNNNNNNNNNNNNNNNNNNNNNNNNNNNNNNNNNNNNNNNNNNNNNNNNNNNNNNNNNNNNNNNNNNNNNNNNNNNNNNNNNNNNNNNNNNNNNNNNNNNNNNNNNNNNNNNNNNNNNNNNNNNNNNNNNNNNNNNNNNNNNNNNNNNNNNNNNNNNNNNNNNNNNNNNNNNNNNNNNNNNNNNNNNNNNNNNNNNNNNNNNNNNNNNNNNNNNNNNNNNNNNNNNNNNNNNNNNNNNNNNNNNNNNNNNNNNNNNNNNNNNNNNNNNNNNNNNNNNNNNNNNNNNNNNNNNNNNNNNNNNNNNNNNNNNNNNNNNNNNNNNNNNNNNNNNNNNNNNNNNNNNNNNNNNNNNNNNNNNNNNNNNNNNNNNNNNNNNNNNNNNNNNNNNNNNNNNNNNNNNNNNNNNNNNNNNNNNNNNNNNNNNNNNNNNNNNNNNNNNNNNNNNNNNNNNNNNNNNNNNNNNNNNNNNNNNNNNNNNNNNNNNNNNNNNNNNNNNNNNNNNNNNNNNNNNNNNNNNNNNNNNNNNNNNNNNNNNNNNNNNNNNNNNN
This region includes:
- the LOC112078673 gene encoding protein FAM181B; protein product: MAVQTAIMNSPFINFCFPGSVMMEYDMDQSLDGSLLEESEERGEYKETTRNLLSFIDSASSNIKLALDKPVKSKRKVNHRKYLQKQIKRCTGFISPTGNPAAAPGAGANKRKGSGFPTQTQPQTQPQTQPSPFQQGKPVHKRDGLQANLQTKSLAALFNSVKEPVRGERAKKPPLRHRNLPPSFFTEPANTTTTSRVTSTSGTFLGDLERGGGNPDFFDLLGPDYSNMLSDQDVFQTRGLPSRIIDQDLFQTRGLPSRILQHQQTQDITDQVSPYDPHHLVGGFLYTEPWSTSSPSKKAGEGVRTGPGPQTPLYCQAGEGVRTGPGTQTPLYCQAGEGVRAGPGTQTPLYCQAGEGVRTGPGTQTPMSARQERAYGGPRNTDTPVLPSRRGRTGRTGTQTPCTVTLCLTPL